A stretch of Mesoplodon densirostris isolate mMesDen1 chromosome 9, mMesDen1 primary haplotype, whole genome shotgun sequence DNA encodes these proteins:
- the INSIG1 gene encoding insulin-induced gene 1 protein — MPRLDDHPWSGPCAKGAKHRSHLRASARGLEAKVGEMITSSVSGPSRLVAHSARGTDPAHGPVSAGVGGHGGSGHINSWHHHLVQRSLVLFSVGVVLALVLNLLQVQRNVTLFPEEVIATIFSSAWWVPPCCGTAAAVVGLLYPCIDSHLGEPHKFKREWASVMRCVAVFVGINHASAKLDFANNIQLSLTLAALSLGLWWTFDRSRSGLGLGITIAFLATVITQLLVYNGVYQYTSPDFLYIRSWLPCIFFSGGVTVGNIGRQLAMGVPEKPHSD, encoded by the exons ATGCCCAGACTAGACGACCACCCCTGGAGCGGTCCCTGCGCTAAGGGCGCGAAGCACAGAAGCCACCTGAGGGCCAGTGCCAGAGGGCTGGAGGccaaagtgggagaaatgatcACCTCCTCAGTGTCAGGCCCCTCTCGCCTGGTGGCCCACAGTGCCCGGGGCACTGACCCGGCTCACGGGCCCGTGAGCGCTGGTGTGGGAGGCCATGGCGGCAGCGGCCACATCAACAGCTGGCATCACCACCTGGTGCAAAGGAGCCTGGTGCTGTTCTCAGTGGGCGTGGTCCTGGCCCTGGTGCTGAACCTGCTGCAGGTCCAGAGGAATGTCACCCTGTTCCCTGAGGAGGTCATCGCCACCATCTTCTCCTCCGCCTGGTGGGTTCCCCCGTGCTGTGGGACAGCGGCTG CTGTTGTCGGCTTGCTTTACCCCTGCATTGACAGTCACCTTGGAGAGCCACACAAGTTTAAGAGGGAGTGGGCCAGTGTGATGCGCTGTGTGGCAGTTTTTGTTGGTATCAATCACGCCAGTGCT AAGTTGGATTTTGCCAATAACATTCAGCTCTCCTTGACGTTAGCAGCCCTATCTTTGGGCCTTTGGTGGACATTTGACCGTTCAAGAAGTGGCCTTGGGCTTGGCATCACCATCGCCTTCCTTGCCACCGTGATCACTCAGCTGCTGGTGTACAATGGTGTCTATCA GTACACGTCCCCGGATTTTCTGTACATCCGCTCTTGGCTCCCGTGCATCTTCTTCTCGGGAGGTGTGACCGTGGGAAACATAGGACGACAGCTAGCCATG